The genomic DNA CGTTGTCCTGCGGAGGAACGTTGGAAAGGCTCAAAGAGTCAGTAGAGAACGGAGGGTGGCTCAACGCGCCGCCTAAAGACGACCCGGGAGTCTGCTGGTCGCTGACTGAGCATGACACCTCCGGTCTGACAGCTTCGCCCCTGCATGCCGGAGCAGGGGATGATGGGGGAGAAAGGGGGAGGTGGTGGACAGATGGGGGAGGGTGAGGCTGACCCACCAAAATGCTTTGTGCAACAGTTATTTCTGTCCTCTGGGGTTCAGGCACCACCGTGGCAGCCTTTGGCTGGGAGAGGGGAGGGTATGAGGGCTGCTCCTCCGAGTCAGAGAGGCCATTGGAGAGAGGAGGAGACGAAGACACAGAACCAGCAGTGGAGGAGTCCAGCTGCCTGCTGGGGGCTTTATCAGCATGAGGGGGGCCCTTGAGGCTCTGAGCTACAGCGTCACCTGATAGAGCAGCTGCCCCTCCGAAGGAAGAAGAGCCAAGATGGCTGGAATAGACGCCGGTGTCAGGCTGGCTCTTAGAGTGCGATTCTTTTCCAGTGCTTGCTGAACTTCCCAGTGATTCCAGCAGTTCTTTGACTGACGGACCCAGCATGCTGCTGGCCTGGTTGTGGGGGTCTGAGCGGCCTAGGCTGTGGGGTTGGGCGTAGGACTTGGACAGAGGTTCGTGGTGCTCAGACAGGTCGCTATCAGAGTGAGAACGCCACAGTTTGTTGTGCCTCTGCTTGCTGCAGGGGGAAAGGACATGTTTTTACTTCTATAAATCAGTTGTTTGGAAACCACAGATTAAAACACCTATGTCTGAACTCATCAGCTAACCGGTGAAGCTTACCTGGCCAGGAGTATGCCCTGATATTCCTCCAGCTGTCTCATAAACGAAGGGTTGGGTTTGGTCACAGTTCGACGCTCCTTCACATAATCAAAGGCTTTTTTCAGATCCCAGCCGAACTCCTTCATGGCATACGCGATCACGGTGGCTGCAGAGCGACTTATTCCCATTTTACAGTGCACCAGACACCTGGATCCAGATttcctgcagcacacacacagagactttaGCCATTACACAGCTTCATTTGCAAATTGCTACATGTGCTATTTAGTCACCCATTTCTGcctttaacaaaaaaataaagttgTAATGAACTCACTTTGCTCTGGATATGAACTTAAAGGTGTCGTTCCAATAAGCAAGAAGATCCGTGGCCTCCTCGTCGTAAACGCGGATGTTGTGATACTCAAACACGCCAGGGAAGAAGTTATCGATCTCCCTGGTTACATTCAGAATGTACTGAACCCTGAGCGGCAGAAGCAGCAGAGTTAGAAGCTGAGCTTGTTCACAACATATACTTGCTCCGTGAACATTTCATTTTGTTTAATGAGAAGAATTAATCATCGGTGTAATGGTGTTCTTATTCTTCCTCACCCGCtcttctgcagctcctccaaattGGAAGCATTCCACTCGGATCCCTAAAGGAAACAAAAGCAATCCTCAGAAATGTTCCACTAAGACTTTCATCATTCTTTAatcccacagcaagacgcgcatgATATAAAGTAAGCTCCAATCCAAACAAGGCTAAAGCACCTTAAAATTGGGCGCATGTTAGAATTACACAAAACCATGAGACTGTTCCGCTTCTTGAGCACAAACTTGTTTGAAAGGCAACGGCAGACTTTACTATTTGGTGTCAAAATAAAGCTTCGTGAACTCTTTAAGTTACCAGGAAGACATGATCAAAGATCTCCGTAGGACTGTCCATTTGGCCCAGAATGACAATCATCTCGTTGTCGATGAACTCCTTGAACTCTCGCAGGTTGCAGGTCATGTGCATTTCCAGCTCGGTTCGGATCTATAAACGCATCCAGGCAGAGAAAGGTCAGAACAACAGCCATTCCTGTCAGAGGCGACTCGAGTTTCATGTAAAAAATGGGAATCATCTGCTTGAATGACCTCAAAACCAGCAGCGAAACTCACCTCTTTGCAGGTGACATTCTCAAGGTCTTTCTGCATCATGATTTCCCTCAGGCTGGTTTTTATCTGCCGCTCTGTCAGCTCTCTCTCTGTAGGTCTGCAACATTCAAAGGTTGAATGCGAAAATATTCTTCCAAAACCCACAAAATCTTCAttattttattgaaaaaaatTGATATTTACACATCAGAGAAGAGCACGGGTGAGTCGGCGCGGTGTGACTGGACATCCTGCATGGCGTTCCACTCGTTGATGCGGGCTTGGTCGGATGAGACCCGGCTCTGGTAGTAGCTGACCCAGGTGAGGAACAAGCTGCCAGGGAAGTAGTTGTGGCAGCGAGCCACTTCACAGGCTTTGTGCAGCGACTGTAGGGCCGACCTGTCAACGAGAGGAACGTGTGTTTAAAGACGGGAAAGTGGGAGGATTATTTCTGAGGATGAAAACAAATATAAATTTTTTTATTAATGCAGCATGACTCACCACATGGCTTGCACAGACACAGGCTTGAATACATGCACCCTGTTATCAGTTGACACGCTGAATCCTCTGAAGACAAAAAGGAAACCGTCAGCCATCTTTTCCAACTCGTGTTTAGAGTTTCCTGCTGCTGCTCTTACCCGTCTCCATCCAGGTGGATCAAGGTGTCGCTCCATAAAGGCAAAACCAACCCAACTGAACACGAGCTGCAAGGTGAGCACATTTCTCTGTTACAGCTTCATGTGTGCTACCAAACTGGTAGGAGGACACAGGTTTGTGTGCATCACCGGCTTACCCATCTACTGGACTGAAATCCATCCCCAGCACCACGCTCTCCTCTGTGTCCTGACGCCCGACGGTTGAGACCACCACCATGTAGCGGGTCACCTGAGCGTGGGAGCTCTCCAAACGGACCGCCTGGAGGAACAACACCCAGGTGGTGAACGGACAGCTCACAGACAATCTGAACAGAGTTACGTGTTTGAACGTGTACCTACCAGCTTGATGTTGTCCTCCGGTCTGAGGAGGGTGAACATGGTCTGCAGATGCTGCTGGATGTCTCCTGTTGAGATGCAAAAGTTCCACTTTATTTAGCAAATAATAtataaaaatggcctgtatttgatacatcgCCTTTtagggtcctggaaccccccaaggcactttacaacacaattagtcaatcacccattcacacaaacaACACAACTAGCAGTCCTGAGGCTGCGCATTTCACCTCACCTGCATGTTTACTTCGCAGCTGGGAGAACCGAGAAGCTGATGAAGGGGAGGAGCCATTTCCTCGAGGTAAGAAGAGAGCAGCTCCTTTAACTGTCAGGAAACTTTCACTGATGCTGCACAGACAGAAAAAACAGTGACGAGCATCTTTAAAATCAGTCTGGTAAATATTTACAGCTTCAAGTAACTATCACAAGTTATTAACCAGACATTTTTCTGTGAATCTGATGATATAAGGAACCAAGAAGTcaaaaacctgttattttttgttTCACATAAATCCCAACTAATGCCTGATGAGGCCTCACAAAATGAAATATTTGTTTGTACGACCTTATAAATGCAAATGTAATAATTAGACTTTTCTTTTCCTTGTAGAAATTAATTAAAACAGGAGCTGAGATAGGTGCTTTATGCCCGACAAAAGAAAAATtttcaatgttttttttctctccattaaattaaaatataatcaACACAAAAACATAATAGCAAGTTTTTTAATTTAGCATTTTTCATAGTTCTCTACAAATCTAAATGGGCTTGTCTGGTGCGTTTTTAATCATTTCCCAATTATATCAGATAATAAATTAATAATTTATTAAATGTCCGCTTTTGAATACTTGCTGAAATGCTGATTTGGTTTCATGTTTATGTAGAAAATCCCGAAACATCTTTAAAAAGCCTCGTGCAAACCAAAGGGAGGATTGGTGATCAAGAGACCCAACAGTGCAAAATGCAACTAAAAAGAGCTGCTTTCAGCGACATGTTGACTTTATTATATGTTCAGAAAATAAATACGCAACTACAAATTTACTAAACTTTCTCAAAACACTGATTTATTTAAAAAGTATTAGCTAATGTGTCGGTTCGCTCAAGCTAAGCTACTTGGCACAACTTCTCTGTGAACAATAGAATTATGTTATAAACCTAAAATTCCCAATGCATTCCTGTGATTTAGAGTGTTTTAATATTACGGTCGAATCTGGGTGTTGTAACTGTTAAGAACAAGCTTGAAATCTTGGGGGTAACCCGATAATGACGTGAAACTTTCCTTGTGCTTTGTGATTAAGAAAGCAGATTTTCCAACAAAACGTAAGGGTCACCGAGTATCCACATTTGTTACTGACAGAGACGGTGCAAGTTGGTCAAAGCTGAGGAAGGAACAGAGACAGGAAGTCTGGAATGTGACTGTAAGGATCAAACAACAGAAGGGAAGACTGGAAACTGGAACAGGTGTCAGGAATTAGACAAATGAAGAAAGGCCAACCTGGCTCAAAAACACCTGCCCCCATGATAAATGCCGACACTGGCAACACCTACAGGAACTTCCTCTAAACAAACAGAACAATTAATGTTGGAATTGAGCTTGTGGTTACAACAACTTTGCATACAACCCAAGACGCCCTCTACTAAAACTGCAGAGTCTGAACAAAACTCCACCCATCTTATTCAACTGGCAGATAATCAAACTGTGTCTACCTCAATATTTCTGCAGATGCAGGCCcggacaaattaatcacattctGTAGAAACTGTCTAAGGTACATGATGTGCCCTGCTCGCCTGTGCCCCCTAAAGATGCATTTCAGGCACAGCAGACATTATGATAATAACGGAGATGCATGTGGGGGAATGCATGTGAGCAGCAGGTGAAACATCTGGAAAATACATTTCTTATAAAGCCTCTTCCTGCAGCTACTCATCGCCCAGTTTCTGTTCTGTGCTGCAATATCCCTCCTAATTTAGTCACCAGCGAAACCACATGCTTCTGTCACGCACGAGCGCTGGAATTACAGTCACCAGAGCAGACCGGGAAACTTATCCAGATGAAAACAATATGAAGGGAGTGGTGGTTACATCAAAAATCTTTCATGCAGCAAGCCTTGATCCAAAAGGATCCAATGAACTCACAGCTGATAGATTTCCCTCTGAGAGATGACGGAGTTCTCGGTTAAATGGGGTCTCATCTTCCCCCCGCAGCAGGCGCAGAAGCAGCCGACCGAGGAGCTGCGCG from Nothobranchius furzeri strain GRZ-AD chromosome 10, NfurGRZ-RIMD1, whole genome shotgun sequence includes the following:
- the ssh2b gene encoding protein phosphatase Slingshot homolog 2b isoform X2; translation: MALVTVQRSPTPSTSSSPCVSESGSGEDDRRSQPRSISESFLTVKGAALFLPRGNGSSPSSASRFSQLRSKHAGDIQQHLQTMFTLLRPEDNIKLAVRLESSHAQVTRYMVVVSTVGRQDTEESVVLGMDFSPVDGSCSVGLVLPLWSDTLIHLDGDGGFSVSTDNRVHVFKPVSVQAMWSALQSLHKACEVARCHNYFPGSLFLTWVSYYQSRVSSDQARINEWNAMQDVQSHRADSPVLFSDVPTERELTERQIKTSLREIMMQKDLENVTCKEIRTELEMHMTCNLREFKEFIDNEMIVILGQMDSPTEIFDHVFLGSEWNASNLEELQKSGVQYILNVTREIDNFFPGVFEYHNIRVYDEEATDLLAYWNDTFKFISRAKKSGSRCLVHCKMGISRSAATVIAYAMKEFGWDLKKAFDYVKERRTVTKPNPSFMRQLEEYQGILLASKQRHNKLWRSHSDSDLSEHHEPLSKSYAQPHSLGRSDPHNQASSMLGPSVKELLESLGSSASTGKESHSKSQPDTGVYSSHLGSSSFGGAAALSGDAVAQSLKGPPHADKAPSRQLDSSTAGSVSSSPPLSNGLSDSEEQPSYPPLSQPKAATVVPEPQRTEITVAQSILVGQPHPPPSVHHLPLSPPSSPAPACRGEAVRPEVSCSVSDQQTPGSSLGGALSHPPFSTDSLSLSNVPPQDNVLLFGHSADHINFFSAREKFKGMSDDGKPHPAAAQQPTLLKSAAKEQLPLTQEVPDGEVKEEEKKQEVLVPVQVTGVKPTETLGQQDPLTPPHSQELTKPKQEVEEQDVCSPKEVKTKDDEEAAPAPRLYSDWTRGSVRRVTQQLEQRMKQEHEAPTPSSSLPSLSGYTNHQRRPNSIHSTTVSPPQDASAAGSGRGGEDGTFRPANEGNTQVNETGVPVPNDKGTKGDDLQPDDARSFSTSLPLSTQSPFASVNFLCLEGVTELESSVDWDGFTEGSRSQIITRDTWETLCELGAFLHQVSMAGACKSRRIGQALGTAQKRGSRFQKKAREVEARIRQAGLTPPSLMKRSASLAKLGCLELLPNDLSEWELGCSAVAPPSAQAPVNDESKKQRVHNSPSSGSKQPEGVELTPARLSKAGEGLPGISEPLNSNPHREKLQNTSQDSLLSPVPTLLTTRQQYGRTHPLRQLKKRTVSTLYHTM
- the ssh2b gene encoding protein phosphatase Slingshot homolog 2b isoform X1, whose translation is MRVTNKKCETTPEFLRLEKLLLCALQRSKDLHVPAVRILSSSPLLHALFRLRSTMPPGVVTAPRSSSVGCFCACCGGKMRPHLTENSVISQREIYQLISESFLTVKGAALFLPRGNGSSPSSASRFSQLRSKHAGDIQQHLQTMFTLLRPEDNIKLAVRLESSHAQVTRYMVVVSTVGRQDTEESVVLGMDFSPVDGSCSVGLVLPLWSDTLIHLDGDGGFSVSTDNRVHVFKPVSVQAMWSALQSLHKACEVARCHNYFPGSLFLTWVSYYQSRVSSDQARINEWNAMQDVQSHRADSPVLFSDVPTERELTERQIKTSLREIMMQKDLENVTCKEIRTELEMHMTCNLREFKEFIDNEMIVILGQMDSPTEIFDHVFLGSEWNASNLEELQKSGVQYILNVTREIDNFFPGVFEYHNIRVYDEEATDLLAYWNDTFKFISRAKKSGSRCLVHCKMGISRSAATVIAYAMKEFGWDLKKAFDYVKERRTVTKPNPSFMRQLEEYQGILLASKQRHNKLWRSHSDSDLSEHHEPLSKSYAQPHSLGRSDPHNQASSMLGPSVKELLESLGSSASTGKESHSKSQPDTGVYSSHLGSSSFGGAAALSGDAVAQSLKGPPHADKAPSRQLDSSTAGSVSSSPPLSNGLSDSEEQPSYPPLSQPKAATVVPEPQRTEITVAQSILVGQPHPPPSVHHLPLSPPSSPAPACRGEAVRPEVSCSVSDQQTPGSSLGGALSHPPFSTDSLSLSNVPPQDNVLLFGHSADHINFFSAREKFKGMSDDGKPHPAAAQQPTLLKSAAKEQLPLTQEVPDGEVKEEEKKQEVLVPVQVTGVKPTETLGQQDPLTPPHSQELTKPKQEVEEQDVCSPKEVKTKDDEEAAPAPRLYSDWTRGSVRRVTQQLEQRMKQEHEAPTPSSSLPSLSGYTNHQRRPNSIHSTTVSPPQDASAAGSGRGGEDGTFRPANEGNTQVNETGVPVPNDKGTKGDDLQPDDARSFSTSLPLSTQSPFASVNFLCLEGVTELESSVDWDGFTEGSRSQIITRDTWETLCELGAFLHQVSMAGACKSRRIGQALGTAQKRGSRFQKKAREVEARIRQAGLTPPSLMKRSASLAKLGCLELLPNDLSEWELGCSAVAPPSAQAPVNDESKKQRVHNSPSSGSKQPEGVELTPARLSKAGEGLPGISEPLNSNPHREKLQNTSQDSLLSPVPTLLTTRQQYGRTHPLRQLKKRTVSTLYHTM